The Coccidioides posadasii str. Silveira chromosome 2, complete sequence genomic interval TAAACTATTAAAAAGTCAAAGTTAGTAGCAATATTCATCTGTTTAAATTTTCTAGATTGAGAGTTTCTTTCCAGTGTGAAATACACCTACTAGCTGTCAATGGAGTGTCTTTCAACTTTTTGTTAGAGGTTGTTGGAATAAGAAATCCAAAGACCACCCTTAAATGAGAAACAATGTGATGCTGGCTGAGTTTGTCTTTCAAAACTACCCCGCGGGGATCTTCTGGGTGGGCAGGTGTGCCAGGATGTTGAGCTCAGTTTACCACACACCTCTGAACACACCGCCCACGCACCACCATTGATGCAATTGTGGCAAACTATCCACGAGTCAGGCGCTCCATTGGCCACCCAGGTCTACCCATCATTCACCCATCACCCTGCCTCACCCTGCCTTGGCGGCTGCATCATGGTTTCTCCATTTCCGCCGGAAATGGTGCCTCTTTGCTCACCCGGCCATGGCCATGGCCACGGCCATGAGTTGTGGTGGCCTCTTGCCCTGTAGTCAGCGGGCCAAATATGTGAGCGCGACGCCAGAAATGGCTCCTTCTGCTCACCCAACTGCCTGCTGATGGACACTGTGTACTTTCTCCTTTCTGTCCATCACTGAAGAATACCATTTCTCCCTTCCCTCAATGTTTCCGGACGACAGCTACCTCCTGTTGCTCATTCATTGTCAGTTGGACTTTGAGTCCACTCTGTGATTGATCTTTCTCTTCCAAACTATCCCCTTAAGCCTAATGATGGCTATCTCTGCCGAGAAGATGACCCTCGTGCATCAGATAGTGATTCAGGCAACGAATGCTTCTCAGATGATGGAGGCAACGAACAGATTGCTCCTCTGTCGGTGGCGACGATGTGGAAGATGGACTAGATGATAAGCTGGAGGACATCGGTGCCTGCCTCCTCAATGAGGAGGAGCATCCCCCGGAGCACTACCTTGAAGAGGAAGCGAACCTTGACCCATCCCGTCTTCGACGGCGACGGTATAGCCCAAGGGCGCGGGAGAAACTTGACTGGGTCAAAGAGCATTGGGAGCATTAGGTAGGTCTGGCTAAAGGTCTTATAAAGCTATCATCACCCCAATTGCGTGGATGAGGGAGCAGCGAGACGCTTCCTCACTGTTAATCCACTGACAGGGGCAAGATGGTTTACACGTGGCTGTTGGGAGGCATGGATGTGGGCAAAGTAACCAATTGCTTCCTTGTAGCAAGCTATTTTtggaagagagaagaggcCGCAAAAAAGCTGGCCGAAGTGGCCTCTTTTATCTTATTTGGGCGCATCTGTTTAGTAATTAGGCAGATCAGACGATCCCTAAGCGCTGTCTGATCGGGTATCAATCGAAGCGGGTATCAATAAGCTCTTAGGCTTCTCCGACTACCACAGCGGAAATATACCCAGTTGGCCTGGCAATCGAATCGGGATCGTAATCTACATCCACAATGTGCATTGGCGCCAATTAGCGACTAGGGCCAAGGGGTTCCAGGACCGTG includes:
- a CDS encoding uncharacterized protein (EggNog:ENOG410Q59V~COG:S), yielding MFPDDSYLLLLIHYCSSVGGDDVEDGLDDKLEDIGACLLNEEEHPPEHYLEEEANLDPSRLRRRRYSPRAREKLDWVKEHWEH